A stretch of the Uranotaenia lowii strain MFRU-FL chromosome 3, ASM2978415v1, whole genome shotgun sequence genome encodes the following:
- the LOC129753777 gene encoding uncharacterized protein LOC129753777, whose product MSSGLRELIKQERNLRITVNSVRQFISSESDNAELISVRLELLENAYKQFKIVRTEIELKTDHLSSTSDDLNDMTLDQTREDENIEILVQFEDDYCELKSKLLHLLSAVRRSIDENSAPSTSAVSDSSATLARVKLPEIKLPSFSGNSKEWITFRDSFKSLIHSSNLLSDTDMFCYLRSAVSGEALQSIASVDVTAANYEFAWSTLEKRYENRKLLVKSYLESLFSIEWVQNESYEALNKLLSEFERNLQMLQKVGENPDQWSTLLVHMVCSRLDQSTPPSIPNAPQF is encoded by the coding sequence ATGTCAAGTGGCTTACGAGAACTTATTAAGCAGGAACGTAATCTGCGCATAACAGTGAACTCGGTGCGTCAGTTTATTTCCAGTGAAAGTGATAATGCAGAGTTAATAAGTGTTCGTTTAGAACTTTTGGAAAATGCATACAAACAGTTCAAAATAGTGCGGACAGAAATAGAACTGAAAACTGACCACCTGAGTAGTACCAGTGATGACCTTAATGATATGACATTGGACCAAACAAGGGAGGacgaaaatattgaaatccTGGTCCAGTTCGAAGACGATTACTGTGAGCTGAAAAGTAAACTCCTTCACCTGTTGTCAGCTGTTCGTAGATCTATTGACGAAAATTCAGCTCCCAGTACATCTGCAGTTTCTGATTCGTCCGCAACTTTGGCAAGGGTAAAATTGCCAGAAATTAAGCTTCCATCTTTCAGCGGGAATTCAAAAGAGTGGATTACTTTCCGGGATTCCTTTAAAAGTCTGATCCACTCTAGCAATCTTTTGAGCGACACTGATATGTTTTGCTATCTACGTTCAGCAGTATCTGGCGAAGCTCTACAATCTATTGCTTCTGTGGATGTTACAGCTGCAAATTATGAGTTTGCTTGGTCGACTCTGGAAAAGCGATAcgaaaaccggaagctgctGGTGAAATCATATTTGGAATCGCTATTTTCCATCGAGTGGGTACAGAACGAGAGTTATGAAGCACTGAACAAGTTGCTTAGCGAATTCGAGCGGAACCTTCAGATGCTGCAAAAGGTAGGCGAGAACCCAGACCAGTGGAGCACGCTCCTGGTGCACATGGTGTGTTCTCGCCTGGATCAATCCACCCCCCCATCCATCCCAAACGCACCACAGTTCTAA